The Methylomusa anaerophila genome has a segment encoding these proteins:
- a CDS encoding ABC transporter ATP-binding protein, translating into MQVSAELLAIKNLTVCFDKIPVLREINLTLLPNQIMAVIGESGAGKTTLGLSILGLTGGQAGGEIYWSGQNLLTLSEPELRHIRGKQIAMVFQNTDNYLHPLYSIVEQVAEAILVHENITPASATERAWEVISNIGLNERQGKSFPHELSGGEKQRALIAMALVNQPQILILDEPTASLDPLTKQEILTLLKRVTAEIATILITHDLTTAAELADSVTVLYGGRVVETGPIAVVMDNPRHPYTRGLLRSFPNMTTVKDLQGIPGQMEHGVSGCPFHPRCTQHLPVCLTVVPQLKLDSSRLLACHRGGIVPLLEVAGLTKIFGNRKVVDNLSLTLYEGETLALVGESGSGKTTVAKSIMGLLTAEAGRIALDGQIVACHDSWFYQQVQMVFQNPKEALSHRLNVLQAIKEPLDIQRRGSEKERLTLVKLLLAEVELPASDEFLRKYPHQLSGGEAQRVVIARALALSPKILIADEPTSALDASVQAKIVKLLLNLQDKRGLAVLFITHDIALARKISDRLAIMKNGSIVEQGFTHKIINQPENNYTKSLLHAAAHLA; encoded by the coding sequence ATGCAAGTATCGGCAGAACTTCTGGCTATCAAAAATTTAACTGTATGTTTTGATAAGATCCCCGTCTTACGGGAGATAAATCTCACACTGTTACCAAATCAGATAATGGCTGTTATCGGTGAATCGGGAGCAGGTAAAACCACCTTGGGCCTTAGCATTTTGGGCTTAACCGGCGGGCAAGCCGGCGGCGAAATTTACTGGTCAGGTCAAAATCTCCTAACCCTTAGCGAACCGGAACTCCGACATATCCGGGGAAAACAAATCGCCATGGTTTTTCAGAATACGGATAACTATCTTCATCCTTTATACTCCATCGTTGAACAAGTGGCGGAAGCTATTTTAGTCCACGAAAATATTACGCCGGCTTCCGCCACTGAGCGGGCGTGGGAAGTGATAAGCAATATCGGTTTGAATGAACGCCAGGGAAAATCCTTCCCTCATGAACTAAGCGGCGGCGAAAAGCAACGGGCGTTAATCGCCATGGCGCTTGTCAATCAGCCTCAAATCTTGATTCTTGATGAACCCACAGCTTCTTTAGATCCCCTTACCAAACAGGAAATACTCACTTTACTGAAACGGGTTACGGCGGAAATAGCAACCATCTTGATCACCCATGACCTTACCACTGCCGCTGAGTTGGCCGATTCCGTCACTGTACTGTATGGCGGCAGGGTTGTTGAAACCGGACCTATCGCCGTGGTAATGGATAACCCGCGTCATCCGTATACGCGGGGTCTGCTCCGATCCTTTCCCAATATGACCACAGTCAAGGACTTGCAAGGTATCCCGGGACAAATGGAACACGGTGTTTCCGGTTGCCCGTTTCACCCCAGATGTACTCAGCATCTGCCGGTATGCCTGACCGTGGTCCCCCAGCTTAAACTTGACAGCAGTCGGTTGCTGGCTTGCCATCGCGGCGGTATTGTCCCCTTGCTGGAGGTAGCCGGTCTCACCAAGATTTTTGGTAACCGCAAAGTAGTCGATAATCTTAGTTTAACATTATACGAAGGGGAAACTCTCGCCCTGGTGGGGGAAAGCGGTTCAGGCAAAACGACGGTAGCCAAATCCATCATGGGCCTGCTAACGGCTGAAGCCGGCCGTATTGCCCTTGACGGTCAAATCGTAGCCTGCCATGACAGTTGGTTTTATCAACAAGTGCAAATGGTATTCCAAAATCCCAAGGAGGCCCTTAGCCACCGGCTGAATGTACTGCAGGCAATAAAAGAGCCGCTGGATATCCAGCGGCGCGGCAGCGAGAAGGAAAGACTGACGTTAGTAAAGCTATTGCTGGCGGAAGTTGAACTCCCGGCCAGCGACGAGTTTCTTCGCAAATACCCCCATCAACTCAGCGGCGGCGAAGCACAACGGGTGGTTATCGCCCGGGCGCTGGCTTTGAGTCCGAAAATATTAATCGCCGACGAACCTACCTCAGCCCTTGATGCCAGCGTTCAGGCTAAAATCGTGAAACTGCTTCTCAACTTGCAGGATAAACGGGGATTGGCGGTTCTGTTTATTACCCACGATATTGCTCTGGCCAGAAAAATCAGTGACCGCCTGGCAATAATGAAAAACGGCAGCATCGTGGAACAAGGTTTTACCCATAAGATTATAAACCAACCGGAAAACAACTATACCAAAAGCTTACTGCATGCTGCAGCCCACTTGGCTTAA
- a CDS encoding ABC transporter permease produces the protein MHIRYNRELFHNRFGQIGLCILTLVILAATLAPFLTQFRPSAYTGDIFHPPSAKYWLGTNDVGQDIWSQLVYGARTSLLVAAGAAFLSAALSLLIGGTSAMFGGVYEEFCLRFIDILLVIPPVILMILTAAYLKPNILLLILLLATFVWPSGARIIRAQTLSLKSRMSYAAARTFGANWRYLLLRHILLDLGPILIAIIINNARRAIFMEAGLSFLGVSDPALISWGKMIQQALPFIYLDVWQWCLLPAGLAVSLTITGLVFTGYTFETVFNPRLRMEKR, from the coding sequence GTGCATATTCGTTACAATAGAGAACTATTTCACAACCGTTTCGGTCAGATTGGTCTATGTATCCTTACCCTGGTAATCTTGGCAGCTACGCTGGCTCCGTTTTTAACTCAATTCCGGCCTTCAGCTTACACCGGCGATATATTCCACCCGCCATCCGCTAAATACTGGCTGGGTACCAATGATGTAGGCCAAGACATCTGGTCCCAGCTTGTATATGGCGCCCGAACCTCTTTGCTGGTGGCAGCTGGCGCCGCTTTTCTCAGCGCCGCGTTAAGCCTTCTTATTGGCGGCACGTCAGCCATGTTTGGCGGCGTCTATGAAGAGTTTTGCCTGCGCTTCATTGATATCTTGCTAGTCATACCGCCGGTAATCCTCATGATCCTGACAGCCGCCTATTTAAAACCAAATATTCTCTTGCTAATTCTTCTCCTCGCAACCTTTGTCTGGCCGTCCGGGGCCCGGATCATCCGAGCGCAAACTTTAAGTCTCAAAAGCCGTATGTCTTATGCCGCTGCCAGAACATTCGGCGCTAATTGGCGATATTTACTGTTACGGCATATACTGCTTGACCTGGGACCAATCCTTATTGCCATTATCATCAATAATGCCAGACGGGCTATTTTTATGGAAGCCGGCCTATCTTTCCTGGGAGTCAGCGACCCGGCGTTAATCAGTTGGGGTAAAATGATACAACAGGCGCTGCCTTTTATCTATCTGGACGTCTGGCAATGGTGTCTGCTACCGGCCGGTTTGGCTGTTTCGCTGACAATCACCGGTCTGGTCTTTACTGGCTACACTTTTGAAACCGTTTTCAACCCGCGTTTACGCATGGAAAAGAGGTAA
- a CDS encoding ABC transporter permease — protein sequence MPNAKITTNYLIALCIIFVLNFLLPRLLPGDPLHAIYGDEALTNMTPELQAELIQHFSLDRSLDEQFAAYILSLARADLGYSYFYNAPVTGLIAGFLPWTVLLAGSALILSTLAGIILGIESGYRRNSSLDRYFLGGIMIFSGLPNFFFGIILLLTFSVSLRLLPLSGAMTPYSGYTGPAIALDILHHLVLPLTSLVMVHLTATYLLTRNTMVTVMGEAFIRTARAKGCPDYSLRYRHAGRCALLPVVTATGLNFGHLISSVLLIEVVFVYPGMGTLLYKALMTRDYPLLQGILLLITIIVLIINYLTDFLYARLDPRTQS from the coding sequence ATGCCAAATGCAAAAATCACAACTAACTATCTAATTGCTTTATGTATCATTTTTGTTTTGAACTTCCTCTTGCCGCGTTTGCTGCCCGGCGACCCGCTGCACGCAATATATGGCGACGAAGCGCTAACCAATATGACGCCGGAACTGCAGGCAGAATTAATTCAGCATTTTTCCCTTGACCGGTCTTTAGACGAACAGTTTGCCGCCTATATATTATCATTAGCCAGAGCTGACTTGGGATATTCCTATTTTTATAACGCCCCGGTTACAGGCCTGATCGCCGGGTTCCTCCCCTGGACCGTCCTGTTGGCTGGTTCGGCCCTTATTCTTTCCACCCTGGCCGGAATTATTCTCGGCATTGAATCGGGTTATCGCCGTAACAGTAGTCTGGACCGGTATTTTTTAGGCGGAATAATGATCTTCAGCGGCTTGCCTAATTTTTTCTTCGGCATTATTTTACTGCTGACTTTTTCAGTCTCTTTACGTTTGCTTCCTTTGTCCGGAGCGATGACACCATACAGCGGCTATACGGGACCGGCTATTGCATTGGATATCCTGCACCATCTTGTGCTGCCGCTCACTTCCCTGGTGATGGTCCACCTGACCGCAACTTATTTGCTGACCCGCAATACTATGGTAACCGTAATGGGTGAAGCTTTCATCCGGACTGCCAGAGCCAAAGGCTGCCCGGATTATTCCTTGCGCTACCGTCACGCCGGACGTTGCGCTTTGCTGCCGGTGGTCACAGCCACCGGACTTAATTTCGGCCACCTGATAAGCAGCGTGTTATTAATTGAAGTCGTGTTTGTCTATCCCGGCATGGGCACTTTGCTCTACAAAGCGCTAATGACTCGCGACTATCCCCTACTCCAAGGCATTTTGCTGTTGATAACCATCATCGTGCTGATAATTAATTATTTAACAGACTTTTTATACGCGAGACTCGACCCAAGAACCCAAAGTTAA
- a CDS encoding ABC transporter substrate-binding protein, whose product MNYQRQTILVFICLIAFSFLVQGCGNQQPNNTASTGADNLIFTVADPTGDYGFPSPFTHYARGPGYVRMSLIFDTLVWKDDQGYIPALAATWDYNQDEISYIFHLQKNATWHDGQKFTAKDVVFTYEYLKIHPYQTTDTSMIKQIEALNEYEVKFYLHGPYAPFLDVIAGTVPILPEHIWKNVNDPVHFQQKEALIGAGPFKAIDYSKEHGSYLYEAYDGYYQGKPKFRRIKMVKMNMEMAAAALKQGQVDMAQVPAELVKPLAQTGLKILTMPHDWVAKLVINHRQEPFNNKEFRQALADAIDRSSLIETTLRGQGLAASPGLVPSDNDWFNPSLKDLYSYDPAKAQNILSSLGYAKNGPYLEKNGVPLEVELLVGNGGIIGYPGERQGEFVKSQLEKIGIKVSLRTLESKTLDSRLNDWKFELALNGHGGLGADPDYLTKNIIGKGFNSARFQANETLAALLSKQVAVMDIIARRQLIDQVQAAYASEVPALPLYYPTWYYAYNPKTTLFFTKQGIGSGVPMPLNKLSFIK is encoded by the coding sequence TTGAATTATCAGCGGCAGACAATACTAGTCTTTATATGCCTGATCGCTTTTTCATTCCTGGTTCAGGGCTGCGGCAATCAGCAACCGAACAATACCGCTTCAACCGGCGCCGACAATTTGATATTTACCGTTGCCGATCCTACAGGCGATTATGGTTTTCCCTCACCTTTCACCCACTACGCCCGCGGTCCCGGGTATGTGCGTATGAGCCTTATCTTTGATACCTTGGTATGGAAGGATGACCAAGGCTACATTCCCGCTTTGGCGGCTACTTGGGACTATAACCAGGATGAAATCTCCTATATATTCCATTTGCAAAAAAATGCCACCTGGCATGATGGTCAGAAGTTCACGGCCAAAGACGTGGTATTTACGTATGAATATCTGAAGATCCATCCTTACCAAACTACCGACACCAGTATGATCAAACAAATAGAAGCCTTAAATGAATATGAAGTGAAGTTTTACCTGCATGGTCCCTATGCTCCTTTTCTCGACGTCATCGCCGGCACGGTGCCGATCCTGCCTGAACATATTTGGAAGAATGTGAATGATCCGGTGCATTTCCAACAAAAAGAAGCCTTAATTGGCGCCGGCCCGTTTAAAGCCATTGATTACAGCAAGGAACACGGCTCTTATTTATATGAAGCCTACGACGGGTACTATCAGGGAAAGCCTAAATTCCGCCGGATAAAAATGGTCAAAATGAACATGGAGATGGCGGCCGCCGCGCTCAAGCAGGGCCAAGTCGATATGGCCCAAGTGCCGGCAGAACTTGTAAAACCATTGGCGCAGACCGGTCTTAAAATTTTGACCATGCCTCATGACTGGGTGGCCAAGCTGGTTATTAATCACCGACAAGAGCCCTTCAATAATAAAGAATTTCGTCAAGCGCTGGCCGATGCCATTGACCGAAGTTCTCTCATTGAAACAACCTTACGCGGTCAGGGACTAGCTGCAAGTCCCGGTTTAGTCCCGTCCGACAACGACTGGTTTAATCCGTCGCTAAAAGATCTTTACTCCTATGACCCAGCCAAAGCTCAAAATATCTTAAGCAGTCTAGGCTATGCCAAAAACGGTCCGTACCTGGAAAAGAACGGCGTACCGCTGGAGGTTGAACTACTGGTGGGCAATGGCGGTATAATCGGCTATCCCGGCGAGCGTCAGGGAGAGTTTGTTAAGTCCCAGTTGGAGAAAATCGGCATCAAAGTCAGCCTGCGTACATTGGAATCCAAAACCCTCGACAGCCGCCTCAATGACTGGAAATTTGAACTGGCTTTAAATGGACACGGCGGCTTGGGCGCCGACCCGGATTATCTGACAAAAAACATTATCGGCAAAGGCTTCAACAGCGCCCGCTTCCAGGCGAACGAAACATTGGCGGCCCTGCTCAGCAAACAGGTGGCCGTTATGGACATAATTGCACGCCGGCAGTTGATTGACCAAGTGCAGGCGGCATATGCAAGTGAAGTCCCCGCCTTGCCTTTGTACTATCCCACATGGTACTATGCCTATAATCCCAAAACAACCTTATTCTTTACCAAACAAGGTATTGGTTCCGGCGTTCCCATGCCGTTGAACAAGCTGTCGTTTATTAAATAA
- a CDS encoding DUF134 domain-containing protein yields MSRPFKEKTVRLLPPISDFKPAGIPMRQMETVILTIDEMEAIRLADVEKLSQAAAAEQMGVSGSTFNRVLMRAHQKVGIALWQGKALRIEGGNFRVSHSCHNKLRHFICQNCGNEWAIPYGNGQRGSDLICPLCSSADVMRKE; encoded by the coding sequence ATGTCCCGCCCATTCAAGGAAAAAACCGTTCGACTTTTACCGCCTATATCCGATTTTAAACCGGCTGGTATTCCGATGCGGCAAATGGAAACCGTTATACTAACCATTGACGAAATGGAAGCTATCCGTCTGGCTGACGTCGAAAAGCTGAGCCAAGCCGCAGCCGCCGAACAAATGGGTGTGTCCGGTTCAACATTCAATCGTGTTTTAATGCGGGCGCATCAAAAAGTTGGCATTGCCCTTTGGCAAGGAAAAGCTTTACGGATTGAAGGTGGAAATTTCCGTGTTTCTCATTCCTGTCATAACAAGTTACGCCATTTTATATGTCAAAACTGCGGTAATGAGTGGGCAATACCTTATGGGAACGGACAGCGGGGCTCTGACCTTATTTGTCCGTTGTGCTCTTCTGCTGATGTCATGAGAAAGGAATGA
- a CDS encoding iron-sulfur cluster carrier protein MrpORP, with amino-acid sequence MSCNSSDQEFELQSQKINRFLENVDHKLVVMSGKGGVGKSTVATNLAVFLSKQGYKVGLLDVDVHGPSIAGLLGLTGLRMNTVNNQIQPYLYTENLKVLSIQGLLEYPDDPLIWRGPVKIGIIRQFLADVNWGPLDYLIIDSPPGTGDEPLTVAQTVTGCQAVIVTTPQEIALADVRKSIQFCQRVNMPILGIIENMSGFVCPGCGSLHAIFKSGGGEKTASDWGISFLGRLPIDPGVVTAGDAGQTMDSLASHTKEEMQRIVDRIIHQRPNKQKGVDSTMKIAIPLAGGKLCAHFGHCEQFAIITVSNGKITNHETLNPPPHAPGIIPNWVADQGCTDILVGGMGEAAQAIFRQRGIKVLCGAPSDTPENLAALYLRGELTDAGNACDHDHEGHSCHH; translated from the coding sequence ATGTCATGCAACTCATCTGATCAAGAATTTGAACTACAAAGCCAAAAAATCAACCGGTTTCTGGAAAATGTAGATCACAAATTAGTTGTTATGAGTGGTAAGGGCGGCGTCGGCAAAAGCACGGTCGCCACAAACCTGGCTGTATTTCTGAGCAAACAGGGCTATAAAGTCGGCCTGCTGGACGTAGATGTGCATGGTCCAAGCATCGCCGGACTTTTAGGGCTCACCGGCCTAAGAATGAATACGGTGAATAATCAGATTCAGCCTTACCTCTATACCGAGAATCTGAAAGTATTGTCCATTCAAGGACTACTGGAATATCCTGATGATCCCCTCATCTGGCGTGGCCCGGTAAAAATCGGTATCATTCGTCAGTTTCTGGCGGATGTAAATTGGGGACCGCTGGATTATCTCATTATTGACAGTCCGCCCGGAACCGGCGATGAGCCGCTGACTGTAGCCCAGACAGTTACCGGCTGTCAGGCTGTCATAGTAACCACTCCGCAAGAAATTGCCTTGGCGGATGTACGAAAATCCATTCAATTTTGTCAAAGAGTTAATATGCCGATTTTGGGCATCATTGAGAATATGAGCGGTTTTGTATGTCCCGGTTGCGGCAGTTTGCATGCCATATTCAAAAGCGGCGGCGGCGAAAAAACCGCCTCCGACTGGGGTATTTCTTTTTTGGGACGACTGCCGATCGACCCTGGTGTAGTGACCGCCGGCGATGCCGGTCAGACCATGGACAGTCTAGCCAGTCATACCAAAGAAGAAATGCAGCGTATTGTAGATCGTATAATTCATCAACGTCCCAATAAACAGAAAGGTGTTGACTCAACTATGAAAATTGCCATTCCCCTAGCCGGCGGAAAACTTTGCGCCCATTTTGGCCATTGCGAACAATTTGCCATCATAACTGTATCTAACGGCAAAATTACGAATCACGAAACCTTAAACCCGCCTCCCCATGCCCCCGGCATCATCCCCAACTGGGTGGCAGACCAAGGCTGCACTGATATTTTGGTCGGCGGTATGGGCGAAGCAGCCCAGGCCATTTTCCGCCAACGCGGTATAAAAGTCCTGTGCGGCGCACCTTCAGACACACCGGAAAATCTTGCCGCCCTCTATCTGCGCGGTGAACTTACCGATGCCGGCAATGCTTGCGACCATGACCATGAAGGCCATAGCTGCCACCACTAA
- a CDS encoding NifB/NifX family molybdenum-iron cluster-binding protein — protein MKIAITSHGDVRQAAVDSRFGRAAYFMVYDQENGAWESFPNTQNLEAAHGAGIQSAQTLAKAGAGILITGYVGPKAYKVLTAGKVEMYSSNDTRGTVEDVLAAFLDGKLSPIAAPNALDINK, from the coding sequence ATGAAAATTGCCATCACGTCTCACGGCGATGTCCGTCAGGCTGCAGTCGACTCCCGCTTTGGCCGGGCTGCTTATTTCATGGTGTATGATCAGGAAAATGGCGCCTGGGAAAGTTTCCCCAATACGCAAAACCTGGAGGCAGCCCACGGCGCCGGCATTCAGTCGGCCCAAACCCTGGCAAAGGCAGGCGCCGGCATACTCATTACCGGCTATGTCGGCCCTAAAGCCTATAAAGTGCTTACGGCCGGAAAAGTCGAAATGTATTCGTCCAACGATACCCGCGGTACTGTAGAAGATGTCCTGGCAGCCTTTCTGGATGGTAAGTTGAGTCCTATTGCCGCACCAAATGCTCTGGATATAAATAAGTAG
- a CDS encoding ATP-binding protein, with amino-acid sequence MKELVIVSGKGGTGKTSISAALAFLAPQKVLADCDVDAANFHLISSAVIREIHPFTAGFEPHVDAQNCTHCGKCTGLCRFGAITAGIITTPLHCEGCGVCAFNCPEHAIAMHDKKAGQWFVSDTRLGRLIHAEPGMSVENSGKLVSKVRQEAKKIAIAHHLPLIITDGPPGIGCPAIAALSGASLVLAVVEPTLASMHDLQRLWELIRHFQLPMAVCINKSTLNSLNTHTLIAWCSKKKVPVVGNIPYSDVFNTALQAEKTVMDTNNSEVQEKILELWYNLSKLLDINPIDSIISRIFRKINSFGIKKGSEENTL; translated from the coding sequence ATGAAAGAATTAGTTATTGTCAGCGGCAAAGGCGGTACCGGCAAAACCAGCATTAGCGCCGCTCTCGCTTTTCTGGCGCCGCAAAAGGTCCTGGCTGACTGTGATGTTGATGCCGCTAACTTTCATTTAATCAGCAGCGCTGTCATCCGGGAAATCCATCCATTCACAGCCGGTTTTGAACCCCATGTCGACGCACAGAACTGTACTCACTGCGGCAAATGTACCGGTTTATGCCGCTTCGGAGCCATCACCGCCGGTATTATTACTACTCCTTTACATTGCGAGGGCTGCGGCGTATGCGCCTTTAACTGCCCGGAACATGCCATTGCCATGCATGATAAGAAAGCCGGCCAATGGTTTGTCTCTGATACCCGCTTGGGCCGGTTAATCCACGCTGAACCGGGTATGTCGGTGGAAAACTCGGGTAAATTGGTCAGTAAGGTGCGGCAAGAAGCAAAGAAGATCGCAATAGCTCATCACTTGCCACTCATTATCACCGACGGACCGCCCGGCATTGGCTGCCCGGCCATCGCCGCTCTGTCAGGTGCCAGTTTAGTGTTGGCAGTTGTCGAACCCACTTTGGCCAGCATGCATGATTTACAACGTCTGTGGGAACTGATCCGGCATTTTCAATTACCAATGGCCGTATGCATAAATAAATCCACCCTAAATTCTCTAAATACTCATACTCTCATCGCCTGGTGCAGCAAAAAAAAAGTACCGGTAGTCGGGAACATTCCTTACAGCGATGTTTTCAATACAGCTTTGCAAGCTGAAAAAACAGTAATGGACACAAATAATTCCGAAGTACAGGAAAAAATTTTAGAGTTATGGTACAATCTTTCGAAGTTATTAGATATTAACCCTATCGACTCTATCATCAGCCGGATCTTTCGCAAAATAAATTCTTTTGGTATCAAAAAGGGAAGCGAGGAAAACACTCTATGA
- a CDS encoding nucleotide-binding protein codes for MLISIASGKGGTGKTTLALLLAAAHPHITLIDCDVEEPNCHLFLKPEWQTPGQDVAIMVPHIDSDRCNGCGACSAVCLFNAIAVAGGKALLFDELCHSCGGCLLACPSGAIFEDKKRIGTITAGVATPLPNVHLVSGALHVGVPSAVPLIKAVKSKAFLLAGDILLDCPPGTACSMVNAIIDSDFCILVTEPTPFGGHDLELAMNITRLLQLPAGVVINKSDTAAGDESIEALCHNRQIPVLAKIPHSLSLAQQYAAGMIPDEFQAIAAAIWQQLVKERNMGA; via the coding sequence ATGCTTATCAGCATTGCCAGCGGCAAGGGCGGAACTGGTAAAACGACACTGGCCCTACTGCTCGCTGCCGCTCACCCTCATATTACCTTGATTGACTGTGACGTGGAAGAACCGAACTGTCATTTGTTTCTCAAACCGGAATGGCAAACTCCCGGACAGGATGTTGCCATCATGGTCCCGCACATTGACAGCGACCGCTGCAACGGATGCGGCGCTTGCTCGGCAGTCTGCCTGTTTAACGCCATTGCGGTTGCCGGTGGTAAAGCTTTGTTGTTTGACGAATTGTGCCACAGCTGTGGCGGATGTTTGCTTGCCTGTCCAAGTGGCGCAATTTTCGAAGACAAAAAACGCATTGGCACCATCACCGCCGGAGTAGCCACGCCACTGCCGAACGTTCATCTCGTCAGTGGCGCACTGCACGTTGGCGTTCCCAGCGCCGTACCGTTGATAAAGGCAGTCAAGTCCAAAGCATTCCTTCTCGCCGGTGATATCCTGCTGGACTGTCCGCCCGGTACCGCCTGCTCCATGGTCAATGCTATCATCGACAGCGACTTTTGCATACTGGTTACGGAGCCAACGCCTTTCGGCGGACATGACCTGGAATTAGCTATGAACATTACCCGCCTGCTTCAGCTACCGGCAGGCGTGGTTATTAATAAAAGCGATACAGCCGCCGGCGATGAAAGCATCGAAGCTTTGTGTCATAACCGTCAAATACCGGTATTGGCCAAAATCCCCCACAGTCTTTCTTTGGCCCAACAGTATGCTGCCGGCATGATACCCGACGAATTTCAGGCTATTGCCGCTGCCATCTGGCAGCAACTGGTGAAGGAAAGGAATATGGGAGCATGA
- a CDS encoding DUF5320 domain-containing protein: MPRGDGTGPWGTGSMDQMCGNCRGMGIFSGFVRGMRGGFGRGFGRCFGLAGNTATNPEVLKEQAARLEEQAANLRNLASKNRKVE; this comes from the coding sequence ATGCCTAGAGGAGATGGAACCGGACCTTGGGGTACCGGATCTATGGATCAAATGTGTGGCAATTGCCGGGGCATGGGCATTTTCTCCGGCTTTGTTCGCGGCATGAGAGGCGGTTTTGGGCGTGGGTTCGGTCGTTGTTTCGGATTGGCCGGCAATACTGCTACCAACCCGGAAGTACTTAAAGAACAAGCAGCCCGTCTGGAAGAACAAGCAGCTAACCTGCGCAACTTAGCAAGTAAAAACCGTAAGGTTGAGTAA
- a CDS encoding 4Fe-4S binding protein yields MRKRIRPYLFWILLAFLGVGLVYPAIGIIALTCMIAPVAVAPFRGRYWCGNYCPRGSFYDHVLAKLSPKRKIPAPFSHTAFRAFMVLFIISVFTVQMVYAWEDWAAVGRVFVQIILITTIVGVVLGLVYHQRAWCSFCPMGTLASWISQRKKSFPLIVENSCINCKLCTKACPMQLAPYTAKGSTEGFSHSDCLKCDRCVERCPKQALQFNRNAK; encoded by the coding sequence ATGAGAAAACGTATTCGGCCTTATTTATTTTGGATTTTATTAGCCTTTTTAGGCGTCGGGCTGGTTTACCCTGCAATCGGCATCATTGCTTTGACTTGTATGATTGCGCCTGTTGCCGTTGCCCCGTTTCGGGGACGGTACTGGTGCGGCAATTACTGCCCGCGGGGCAGCTTCTACGATCATGTTCTGGCCAAGCTATCGCCAAAACGGAAAATTCCCGCGCCCTTTTCCCATACCGCCTTTCGCGCGTTTATGGTTTTATTCATTATCTCTGTCTTTACAGTGCAAATGGTTTATGCCTGGGAAGATTGGGCAGCCGTGGGCAGGGTGTTTGTGCAGATCATTTTGATTACGACTATAGTGGGTGTTGTTTTAGGGCTGGTTTATCACCAGCGGGCTTGGTGTTCTTTTTGCCCGATGGGAACACTGGCTAGCTGGATTAGCCAGCGAAAAAAATCATTTCCGTTAATAGTGGAAAATTCCTGTATCAATTGCAAGCTTTGTACGAAAGCCTGCCCGATGCAACTAGCGCCTTATACGGCAAAAGGCAGTACCGAAGGCTTTAGCCATAGTGATTGCCTCAAATGTGACCGCTGTGTCGAGCGTTGTCCCAAGCAAGCCTTGCAGTTTAACAGGAATGCGAAATAA